GAACAGTGGGAGGCTCTTTCTGATGAAGAGGCTTACGAACGGGCAAAGGATATCCGTGTGATGAGCCGTGCCCGTCCTACCGATAAGCAGCGACTGGTGGCCATGCTCCAGAAGCGTGGCGAGGTGGTTGCCGTAACAGGTGATGGTACCAACGATGCTCCGGCGCTTCACTATGCCCACGTGGGCTTGTCGCTGGGTTCGGGAACTTCCGTGGCTAAGGAGGCTTCGGATATGACCCTGCTCGACGATTCCTTCAAGTCTATCGCCAACGCCGTGATGTGGGGACGTTCGCTCTATCGCAACCTGCAGCGCTTCCTCTTCTTCCAGTTGGTAGTAAACGTGGCAGCCCTCCTGCTGGTGCTTGGTGGCTCAGTCATCGGAACCGAGATGCCTTTGACGGTTACTCAGATTCTCTGGGTGAACCTTATCATGGATACCTTCGCAGCCCTGGCGCTTGCCTCATTGCCTCCATCTCACGAGGTGATGAAGGAGAAACCACGCAAGGCATCCGATTTCATCATCAACAAGAGCATCGGTTTCGGTATTCTGTTCTGCGGCATCGTCTTCTTCCTCGTGATGTTTGCCCTGCTGGTTTACTGTGAGCGCAGAGGCAAGGGTGGAGTAGATGTGCATGAACTGACCATGTTCTTCACCACCTTCGTGATGATCCAGTTCTGGAACCTCTTCAATGCCAAGGCGCTGATGAGTCATCACACCGCCTTCCGCCATTTCCTGAAGGATAGGGGAATGATTCTGGTGCTTGTACTGGTCTTGGTGGGTCAGTGGATTATCGTCACCTTTGGTGGCGAAATGTTCCGCACCACACCATTGTCGCTCCACGAGTGGCTGCTCATCATCGGTTCCACCTCTGTTGTGCTCTGGGTGGGCGAGCTGTGGAGAGCTTTTAAGAGAATGATAGCAAAGAGAAGATAGAATGAATACAATACATTATAACGATACCGTGCAGTTGCCGCCATGTGTGGCAACCATTGGTTTCTTCGACGGGGTGCATCGTGGACATCAGTTCCTGATTCATCATCTCGTAGAGACAGCACGAAAGGATGGCTTGCAATCCACCGTCATCACCTTCGATGCGCATCCCCGCAAGGTTTTGCAGGCGGATTATCAGCCAGAGATGCTGAGTACGCTCGATTCCAAGCTACTGCTGCTTTCGAAGACGGAAGTGGATAATGCCGTGGTGCTGCATTTCGACAAGGCGATGGCTGCGATGTCGGCAAGAGAGTTTATGCAGCAGGTGCTCCACGACCATCTCAACGTAAGGAAACTCTTCATCGGCTACGATCATCGCTTCGGTCACAACCGCGAGGAGACTTTCGAAGATTACGTGCGCTATGGCAAGGAGATGGGCATCGAGGTAATCAGGAACGAAGCCTTCCAGATAGATGGCATCAACATCTCTTCTTCCGTGATCCGCTCTTTGCTGAAAGAGGGAGAAGTGGAGATGGCAGCCCAGTGCCTCGGTTTTCCTTATACCATCATCGGAAAGGTGGTGAACGGATTCCATGAAGGCAGAAAGCTCGGTTTCCCTACAGCCAATCTTGACATCTCGCACTTCGGACAGATGATTCCTGCCCCTGGCGTCTATGCTGTAAAGGTGAGACTGGAGAACTCGGTGGTATGGAAACGGGGAATGATGAACGTGGGCAACCGTCCAACCTTCAATGGCAAGCAGATAACGCTGGAGACGCATATCTTCAATTTCGATGGCGACATCTACGACCAGCTCCTGCTCGTAGGCTTCATGAAGCGGATAAGGGGCGAACGGAAGTTTGACGGTCCCGAGGAGTTGGCGGCGCAACTGAAGGTGGATGAGCAGACCGTGCTGGATCTCTTCGAAAAGGAAGCGGAATGATAGCAGGAATGCTATTAACTATAAAACAGTTAATTATAAACTATAAAAGCAATGGCAAAGATTAATTTAAAGAGAGGTTTGACGGATGTAGTCCTCTACCTTATTATATTTATAGTAGTACAAATCATCATGATGTATGCCGGTGCAGGAATCTGGGCAGGCATCAAGGGTGAAGGTTATCAGGCAACGCTTCTGGCTGCAAATACGGGCGGTAACGCCATTCTTACGGCGCTTGTTTCGGTGTTCAGCAGTGTCATCACCCTCATCATCTTCCTGAAGACGAAGTGGACGCCGCTTACCCGCGGTTATCTGCTTTCCAAGCCTTGGGGCACGCTTCTCTGGGTGGTATTGTTCTCCCTGGGAACCATCATCCCCCTGTCGTTCCTCTATGAGCAGCTGTGCATTGAGATGGATGAGAATACTCAGCAGATAATCACCTCGATGATGAAGGAGCCTTGGGGCTATGTGGCAGTCGGCATTCTGGCGCCTCTTGCCGAAGAGGTAGTATTCCGTGGAGCCATCCTTCGCACCCTGCTGGGCATCATGAGCAAGAAGAACCATTGGGTAGCCATCATCATCTCTGCAGCGTTGTTTGGTTTGGCTCATTTTAACGCGGCACAGTTTATCAATGCCCTTCTGATGGGCTTGCTTCTGGGATGGATGTATTATCGCACCGGCAGTCTTGTTCCGGGCATCCTGCTCCACTGGATAAATAATACGATGGCGTATGTACTTACCAATATCATGCCGCAGAGCGACGGCAAGCTCATCGACCTTTTCCATGGCGATGAGAAGACTGTATATTACGCCGTAGGCTTCTCTCTCTGCATCATGATTCCAAGCTTTATACAGATGATTATCAGATTAAAGAAAGCAAAGGCATAACACAATAAAGGCTGCTCCTTCATCACTGAGGGGGCAGCCGTTTTCTTTATATATATCAACGTAGATTGTAAGTAGAATTATTTGCTGAATGTAATGTTATCCACGTGGTCGTTTACGTAGATATTCGCCATATCTGCAGTCTTGTACCATTTTGGCTTTCCTGGCATGTCATCCGAAATCACCTTGCCGTTGATGGTGAAGTTCTCGAAACGGATGTTCTTCACCTTGCGGCTCTCGTCGTAACCGGCGATGATGCCCATGTTGGGAGCTTCTCCGGTATAGGCGATGTTGCGCAGGGTAATATCCTCGATGCCTCTGCCTGGAGCAGAACAGTACTTTTTGTTGAAGCATACGCGCATGTTGAAGAGCATACCCTTGCGGATATTGTCGATGCGGAAGTTCTGGAAGGTGACACCCTTTACCAGGATGTTGTCGCCATTGTTGATGCCGATGCAGCCCTGATAGTCTATCTGGTTCTCGGCATGCTCCAGGATGTCGATGTTATCGTAGAGCACGTTGATGATGTCTTCGTTCTCTGGAGTCTCGCTGTGCAAGCCTATCATGATAGGATGCGCCACGTCTGCCCACATGACGAAATCCTTGATGGTGATGTTCTTGCAACCGCCATGATAGTTCTTGCGGGTGCAGTAGATGGTGGAGCAGTCGTCGCTGGTACGTGCAAAGAGATGTTCCTGGTAGATGTTGTTGCTGGCAAAGATGTTGAAACCATCGCCCCAGCCATACCAACTCATCACCTTGGCATTCTTTACGGTTACGGAATCGCTGCCGCCGATAGGCAACTGGGTGGTGAGAGGACCGTCGATATAGACGTTCTTGCTGTATCTCACCATAATACCCTCGTGGTGTCCTGGCATCACGATGCCATGACCGAGAATCTTGACATCTCTTGAGCCGTAGGTGGATAGCCAACCCTTGATGACGGCTCCGTTATCTATGAAAACTGTCTTGCCTGATGCAATGTGAATAGAATCGCCCTTGAAATCGTGAACGCCTGGGCCGAAATACATCAGATCTTTTTTCTTTTTTACCTTAGGTTTTTCTAAAATGTTGTCTGCGAAGATTTGGAGATTCTGGTAGATGTTGCCGTTGATTTCTACGGAGAGGTAGCGAGGGCGGTCGAGAGAGAATGTCAATGTATTGCCCTCTTGCTTAGCCTCAATTCCATAGGAGTTAGGACGAACCTTGAAACTCTTGATATCCTGAGCAATGCTCTTTACCTGTATTTCAACTTTACCTTCGAATTCAAACTTAGCTACGGATGTGACCTCTACATTGTGCTTGGCATCAGCCACTCTATCCACCTTGAAGGCGTAGGTATCGATGTCCTGCCATTCGCCGCCACTGGTGCGGGCTTGTACTTTAAAGTCATTTTTCAGTTCTATGCCTGCCGGAGCCTTGCTTACCACCAGTCTATCCTTGGCAACAGAAGTGAGGGATGCAAGTCCCAAGGCGAGTATCATGAATGTTCTATTCAATAGAGACATACTCTTTATAAGAGATATTCTTTTCATAAAAGCTATATTTTATAATGAATCATTTATTTTATACATCTGTTACGCATAACTTGGAAGATATACTTATGAGAAAACGGAAAAAACTGATTTTTCTTTTCTTTTTCTTGGCTTAGTTGTTAAAAACTTGTATCTTTGCATCGCTTTTACCATCATAAGGCAGAACAACCTATACCGTTTAATGACAAACGATACAAACGATACGAATGATAAATGATGGAATAACAAACAAAACGAATAACAGGATGAAAGCATTGCGTCTATATATTATATTCATAGTACTTTTCGTTAGCCATCTCCTGGCTAGCGCCCAGTCTTCTTTTCGCCTCATCAATACGAGCCAAGGATTGCCGGATGATGAGGTGAAGGCCCTCTTTTGGACTTCTGATGGCAGATTGGGCGTGCGAACATCTTCCAGTCTTTCTTTTTTCGATGGCTGCACCTTCCATTCGGTTTCTCCGATGGGCGATGAGGCTTATGCTGCCGATTATGTATCGGCGCTATCCACGGCGTATGTGGATGCCAGGCAGCGGGTATGGATCAAGGAACTGGGAAAGTTTCTCGTGTTCGATTTGACGAAGGATGCCTACGTGCGGGATGTCAAGGGGCTGCTGGCTTCGATGGGCATCAGGGAGAGAGTTCGTGATTTCTTCATCGATTCGGCTAAGAATCTTTGGTTTGTCACTGCATCGGGAAAGATGCTGATGGTGAAAGCGTCTGAATTGGGAGAAGCTGAAACTCCATGCCGGCAGATAAAGATAAGAACCAAAGGATTGCGTGATGTCTGCAACTTTAAGGGAAACCACTGGTTCCTTTATTCTGATGGTTGGGTGAAGGGGATGAATGCCTCCATGACCAAGACGATTTCTGCCGAGCAGGTTTGGCAGGGAGAGGTGCCTGCTCGCGATTTCATGCAGTTTGCACAGAACAAGCATCAGTTTTGGCTGATGTGGAACCACGGCGTGGCTTCCTATCAGCCTTCTTTATCAGCCAATCATCAACCTTCTTTATCAGCCAATCATCAATCTTCTGTATCAGTTACCCATCATTGGCAGCATCGGTATGAGAATGAGGCGGCAGCGTTGGTTGCGCTCAGCATCGCAGAAGATGGAACGGCGTATGCCAGCATCCGACAGGCGGGTCTTCTGACCATCGCTTCCAATGGCAAAACCTCTCTTCTTTCTGAAATTCATACCTTGGATGGCGAGACCTTGATAGATGATATCCAGGGAATCGCCTGTAGTAGAGGTAATCTGCTGCTCGGATTATGGAGCAAGGGACTCTGTCTCTATCATCCCA
The Segatella copri DNA segment above includes these coding regions:
- a CDS encoding bifunctional riboflavin kinase/FAD synthetase; protein product: MNTIHYNDTVQLPPCVATIGFFDGVHRGHQFLIHHLVETARKDGLQSTVITFDAHPRKVLQADYQPEMLSTLDSKLLLLSKTEVDNAVVLHFDKAMAAMSAREFMQQVLHDHLNVRKLFIGYDHRFGHNREETFEDYVRYGKEMGIEVIRNEAFQIDGINISSSVIRSLLKEGEVEMAAQCLGFPYTIIGKVVNGFHEGRKLGFPTANLDISHFGQMIPAPGVYAVKVRLENSVVWKRGMMNVGNRPTFNGKQITLETHIFNFDGDIYDQLLLVGFMKRIRGERKFDGPEELAAQLKVDEQTVLDLFEKEAE
- a CDS encoding CPBP family intramembrane glutamic endopeptidase, giving the protein MAKINLKRGLTDVVLYLIIFIVVQIIMMYAGAGIWAGIKGEGYQATLLAANTGGNAILTALVSVFSSVITLIIFLKTKWTPLTRGYLLSKPWGTLLWVVLFSLGTIIPLSFLYEQLCIEMDENTQQIITSMMKEPWGYVAVGILAPLAEEVVFRGAILRTLLGIMSKKNHWVAIIISAALFGLAHFNAAQFINALLMGLLLGWMYYRTGSLVPGILLHWINNTMAYVLTNIMPQSDGKLIDLFHGDEKTVYYAVGFSLCIMIPSFIQMIIRLKKAKA
- a CDS encoding glycosyl hydrolase family 28 protein — encoded protein: MSLLNRTFMILALGLASLTSVAKDRLVVSKAPAGIELKNDFKVQARTSGGEWQDIDTYAFKVDRVADAKHNVEVTSVAKFEFEGKVEIQVKSIAQDIKSFKVRPNSYGIEAKQEGNTLTFSLDRPRYLSVEINGNIYQNLQIFADNILEKPKVKKKKDLMYFGPGVHDFKGDSIHIASGKTVFIDNGAVIKGWLSTYGSRDVKILGHGIVMPGHHEGIMVRYSKNVYIDGPLTTQLPIGGSDSVTVKNAKVMSWYGWGDGFNIFASNNIYQEHLFARTSDDCSTIYCTRKNYHGGCKNITIKDFVMWADVAHPIMIGLHSETPENEDIINVLYDNIDILEHAENQIDYQGCIGINNGDNILVKGVTFQNFRIDNIRKGMLFNMRVCFNKKYCSAPGRGIEDITLRNIAYTGEAPNMGIIAGYDESRKVKNIRFENFTINGKVISDDMPGKPKWYKTADMANIYVNDHVDNITFSK